ACGACTTCTTTCAATGCCAAGAGCATTTCAACGGGTTTTTCATGTTGCCAGACGTTTCTCCCCATGTCTACCCCAAGAGCTCCAGCCTTAACGGCATTTTCGGCGATCTTCAGGACGTCGAGAACCGAATCCATCTTCGGACCTCCCGCAATGACTATCGGAACTCCTGCGCTTGCTTCCACTACCTTTTCGAAGTTCTCATCACAGTAGTAAGTTTTGATAATGTCCGCGCCCATTTCTGCTGCTACTCTTACAGCCAGCGCAAGGTATCTGGGATCTGTCTTTCTTTCTCTATCCTTGCCAATTGCGGTTACCGCGAGAACTGGAAGACCGTAGGTCTCGCATTCATCACAGAGAAGCGACAGTTCTTTAATCGTCGAGTGTTCATTTGGAGTTCCTACATAGATTGAAGTAGCAACGGCATCAGCCGAGAGTCTTAGCGCTTCCGTCACGGTAGTGGTTAAACTCTCCTTTGTGAGATCTTCACCAACTATGGTTGCTGCACCACTTATCCGGAGGACTATTCCAAC
This region of Mesotoga infera genomic DNA includes:
- a CDS encoding 3-hydroxy-5-phosphonooxypentane-2,4-dione thiolase — encoded protein: MFGKKNRLSRIFNKSGKSIMLALDHGMALGPMQGIERPGEVLKKLTPYTDSIMLNKGILQNCYVPDGHVGIVLRISGAATIVGEDLTKESLTTTVTEALRLSADAVATSIYVGTPNEHSTIKELSLLCDECETYGLPVLAVTAIGKDRERKTDPRYLALAVRVAAEMGADIIKTYYCDENFEKVVEASAGVPIVIAGGPKMDSVLDVLKIAENAVKAGALGVDMGRNVWQHEKPVEMLLALKEVVNEGTNAEEAYAKHFGRK